The proteins below come from a single Miscanthus floridulus cultivar M001 chromosome 1, ASM1932011v1, whole genome shotgun sequence genomic window:
- the LOC136470744 gene encoding multiple C2 domain and transmembrane region protein 14-like, whose protein sequence is MVAEGARRRVVVEVCNARNLMPKDGQGTACAYAVVDFDGQRRRTATRPRDLNPQWGERLEFLVHDPDAMASETLELNLYNDKKAIAAAGSGRRGGTFLGKVKVAGASFAKAGDEALVYYPLEKRSVFSQIKGEIGLKIWFVDDPPPPAAAEEKGAEEAAAEKKEAAAAPAAEGKDDKDKAPDVAAAAAAAAPAAEEKKPEAAPAKEKKPAEAKAEEKKPESAEKKGDKGGKKKSPEKGKKDGDKPKEEGKAKEEDKKDAAAAPPPSPSKLAPPPSPSKKDLAIAGVAGDLEIRPQSAAEKSMAASGASASYDLVDRVPYLFVRLLKAKRHGSGDTQPLYAQLSIGTHAVRTRAATAAEEWDLVFAFHKDSLTDTSLEVTVHEEAKKPAKEGDPVPPDANLGFVSFDLQEVPKRSPPDSALAPQWYTLDGHGSEDGAAVCDVMLAVWVGTQVDEAFQEAWQSDSGGYLVHTRSKAYISPKLWYLRLSVIQAQDLRLPSPPDAKAKQCGPVFPELYVKAQLGAQVFKTGRVPLGSAAAGTANPSWNEDLLFVAAEPFDPFLTVVVEDVFSGQTVGQARVPLSTVHRRSDDRVEPPSRWLNLCGDEARPYAGRVHVRVCLEGGYHVLDEAANVASDVRAASKQLSKPPVGMLEVGVRGAANLVPMKIAKDGASGSTDAYVVLKYGPKWARTRTILDQFNPRWNEQYAWDVFDPCTVLTIAVFDNVRYKAATDGGRDPGKLPRDSRVAKLRIRLSTLDTNRVYANTFALTAVHPVGVRKMGELELAIRFTCPSWLTLMQAYGSPLLPRMHYVKPLGAAQQDVLRHTAMRIVSGRLARSEPPLGPEVVQYLLDTDTHSWSMRRSKANWFRVVGCLSHVATAVRWAHRVRTWAHPPTTVLVHALLVAVVLCPEMILPTVCLYLFLVLLWRYRARARQPTGMDPRLSHADSVSPDELDEEFDGLPSARPADVVRMRYDRLRAVAGRAQTLLGDVAAQGERVEALLSWRDPRATAVFAVVCLLAALVLYAVPFKVLLLGMGFYCLRHPRFRGDMPSAGFNFFRRLPSLSDRVL, encoded by the coding sequence ATGGTGGCGGAGGGCGCGCGACGgcgggtggtggtggaggtgtgcaACGCGCGGAACCTGATGCCCAAGGACGGCCAGGGCACGGCGTGCGCCTACGCCGTCGTCGACTTCGACGGCCAGCGCCGGCGCACCGCCACGCGCCCGCGGGACCTCAACCCGCAGTGGGGGGAGCGCCTCGAGTTCCTCGTCCACGACCCGGACGCCATGGCCTCCGAGACGCTCGAGCTCAACCTCTACAACGACAAGaaggccatcgccgccgccggcagcgGCCGCCGCGGAGGCACCTTCCTCGGCAAGGTCAAGGTGGCCGGCGCCTCCTTCGCCAAGGCCGGGGACGAGGCGCTCGTCTACTACCCGCTCGAGAAGCGGAGCGTCTTctcgcagatcaagggggagatcgGGCTCAAGATCTGGTTCGTCGATGACCCGCCGCCGCCCGCTGCGGCGGAAGAGAAGGGCGCCGAAGAGGCTGCGGCGGAGAAgaaggaagcggcggcggcgccggcggccgagGGGAAGGATGACAAGGACAAGGCTCCAGatgtagccgccgccgccgccgccgccgcaccggcGGCCGAGGAGAAGAAGCCGGAGGCGGCGCCCGCCAAGGAGAAAAAGCCAGCAGAGGCCAAAGCGGAGGAGAAGAAACCCGAGTCCGCGGAGAAGAAGGGCGACAAGGGCGGCAAGAAGAAGTCGccggagaaggggaagaaggacgGTGACAAGCCCAAGGAGGAAGGGAAGGCTAAGGAGGAAGACAAGAAAGACGCGGCAGCCGCGCCGCCGCCTTCTCCGTCCAAGCTGGCGCCGCCACCCTCACCGTCCAAGAAGGACCTGGCGATCGCCGGGGTGGCCGGCGACCTGGAGATCCGCCCCCAGAGCGCCGCCGAGAAGAGCATGGCCGCGTCGGGCGCCAGCGCGTCGTACGACCTGGTGGATCGCGTGCCGTACCTGTTCGTCCGCCTCCTCAAGGCCAAGCGCCACGGAAGCGGCGACACCCAGCCACTCTACGCGCAGCTGTCCATCGGCACCCACGCCGTGCGCACGCGCGCCGCCACGGCCGCCGAAGAGTGGGACCTGGTGTTCGCCTTCCACAAGGACAGCCTCACCGACACCTCGCTCGAGGTCACCGTCCACGAGGAGGCCAAGAAGCCGGCCAAGGAGGGGGACCCCGTTCCGCCGGACGCCAACCTGGGCTTCGTCTCCTTCGACCTCCAGGAGGTCCCGAAGCGGTCGCCTCCGGACAGCGCGCTCGCGCCGCAGTGGTATACCCTCGACGGCCACGGCTCCGAGGACGGCGCCGCGGTCTGCGACGTCATGCTAGCCGTGTGGGTCGGCACGCAGGTCGACGAGGCGTTCCAGGAGGCGTGGCAGTCAGACTCCGGTGGCTACCTGGTGCACACCCGCTCCAAGGCCTACATCTCCCCGAAGCTCTGGTACCTCCGCCTCAGTGTCATCCAGGCGCAGGACCTGCGCTTGCCGTCCCCGCCGGACGCCAAGGCGAAGCAGTGCGGTCCCGTCTTCCCGGAGCTGTACGTCAAGGCGCAGCTCGGCGCCCAGGTGTTCAAGACCGGCCGCGTCCCGCTCGGCAGCGCTGCGGCCGGGACGGCCAACCCGAGCTGGAACGAGGACCTGCTGTTCGTCGCGGCGGAGCCGTTCGACCCCTTCTTGACCGTCGTCGTGGAAGACGTGTTCTCCGGGCAGACGGTGGGCCAAGCCCGCGTGCCCCTGTCCACGGTGCACAGGCGATCCGACGACCGGGTGGAGCCACCGTCCCGCTGGCTGAACCTGTGCGGCGACGAGGCCCGGCCGTACGCAGGGCGCGTGCACGTGCGCGTGTGCCTGGAGGGCGGGTACCACGTGCTGGACGAGGCGGCGAACGTGGCCAGCGACGTGCGCGCGGCGTCGAAGCAGCTGTCGAAGCCGCCGGTGGGGATGCTGGAGGTGGGCGTCCGCGGCGCCGCCAACCTGGTGCCGATGAAGATCGCCAAGGACGGCGCGAGCGGGTCGACGGACGCGTACGTGGTGCTCAAGTACGGGCCCAAGTGGGCGCGCACGCGCACCATCCTGGATCAGTTCAACCCGCGGTGGAACGAGCAGTACGCGTGGGACGTGTTCGACCCCTGCACCGTGCTCACCATCGCCGTCTTCGACAACGTCCGGTACAAGGCCGCCACAGACGGCGGCCGCGACCCCGGGAAGCTGCCCAGGGACTCCCGCGTCGCGAAGCTCCGCATCCGGCTCTCCACGCTGGACACCAACCGGGTGTACGCCAACACCTTCGCGCTGACGGCGGTGCACCCGGTGGGCGTGCGCAAGATGGGCGAGCTAGAGCTGGCGATCCGGTTCACCTGCCCGTCGTGGCTGACGCTGATGCAGGCGTACGGCAGCCCGCTGCTGCCCCGGATGCACTACGTGAAGCCGCTGGGCGCCGCGCAGCAGGACGTGCTGCGTCACACGGCGATGCGCATCGTGTCGGGGCGGCTGGCGCGGTCGGAGCCGCCGCTGGGTCCCGAGGTGGTGCAGTACCTGCTGGACACGGACACGCACTCGTGGAGCATGCGGCGGAGCAAGGCCAACTGGTTCCGCGTCGTCGGGTGCCTGTCCCACGTGGCGACGGCGGTGCGGTGGGCGCACCGGGTCCGCACCTGGGCGCACCCGCCGACGACCGTGCTGGTGCACGCGCTGCTGGTGGCCGTGGTGCTGTGCCCGGAGATGATCCTGCCCACCGTGTGCCTGTACCTGTTCCTGGTGCTGCTGTGGCGGTACCGCGCGCGGGCGCGGCAGCCGACGGGGATGGACCCGCGGCTGTCCCACGCGGACAGCGTGAGCCCCGACGAGCTGGACGAGGAGTTCGACGGGCTCCCCTCGGCGCGCCCCGCCGACGTGGTCCGGATGCGGTACGACCGGCTGCGCGCCGTGGCCGGGCGCGCGCAGACGCTGCTTGGCGACGTGGCGGCGCAGGGGGAGCGCGTGGAGGCGCTGCTGTCGTGGCGGGACCCGCGCGCGACGGCGGTGTTCGCGGTGGTGTGCCTGCTGGCGGCGCTGGTTCTGTACGCGGTGCCCTTCAAGGTGCTGCTGCTGGGGATGGGGTTCTACTGCCTCCGCCACCCCAGGTTCCGCGGCGACATGCCCTCCGCCGGCTTCAACTTCTTCCGCCGCCTGCCGTCGCTCTCCGACCGGGTCCTCTAG